The Sphingobacterium lactis sequence AATTCTCGGTTCTACAGTCCACCATTTCCATCGATAGCCTGATTCAGGCTGCCGCTAAGCATAAAATGCAGGCTGTGGCCATGACCGATCATGGAAATATGATGGGTGCTTTCCATTTTGTGAGCAAGACCTTGGGCCATAACAAGGACGTAGAGGCCAAACAGCAGGAAGCTCTTGAGAAAGGTGAGGAATTTGATGGCACTTTGATCAAACCTATTGTTGGGTGCGAGTTTTATGTGTGTGAAGACCGGAAGGATAAAACCCGTAAGGATAATGGCTACCAGGTCGTATTCCTGGCAAAGAACAAAAAGGGGTACCATAACCTGGCGAAGATGGCTTCAGTAGCCTATACCGAGGGATTCTACTATGTGCCACGGATCGATAAATCCACCGTGGAGCAGTATAAGGAAGACCTTATCGTCCTTTCCGGAAACTTGAACGGTGAGGTGCCTAGTAAAGTATTGAACATCGGTGAAACCCAGGCCGAGGAAGCATTGATCTGGTGGAAGGAACAATTTGGAGATGATTTCTATATCGAAATCATGCGCCATGGCCAGGAGGATGAAAACCGGGTAAACGACACCCTCATCCAATTGGCAAAGAAACATGATGTTAAATTGATAGGTACCAACAATACCTATTATGTAAATAAAGCCGACGCGCATGCACACGATATCCTATTGTGTGTGAAGGACGGTGAAAAGTTGGCCACACCTAAGGGGCGTGGTCGCGGCTTCCGTTTCGGGATGCCGAATCAGGAGTATTATTTCAAATCTACCGAAGAGATGAAAGCTGTCTTCTCGGATCTTCCGGAAGCCATCATCAATATCCAAGAGGTATTGGACAAGGTAGAGATCTACTCCCTCAATCGGGATGTTCTCTTGCCGAAATTTGAGATTCCAGAAGAGTTTCAGCATGCCGAAGACCTGGAAGATGGTGGGAAAAGAGGGGAGAATGCCTTCCTTCGCGACCTGACCTATAAAGGGGCGGCACGCCGTTATCCAGAGATTACCGATGCCATTCGCGAGCGATTGGACTTTGAGTTGGCAACAATTGAAAAAACAGGATATCCGGGGTATTTCCTTATTGTTCAGGATTTTATTGCTGAAGCCCGTAAGATGGGGGTATCCGTAGGTCCGGGACGTGGATCGGCAGCAGGTTCTGCAGTCGCATACTGTCTGGGGATCACCAATATCGACCCTATCCTATATGACCTTCTATTCGAGCGTTTCCTGAATCCTGACCGTGTATCCATGCCCGATATCGATATCGACTTCGATGATGAGGGCCGTGGTCGTGTCATGCAGTATGTAATCGATAAATACGGTGCCTCGCAGGTTGCACAGATCATAACCTATGGTACGATGGCGGCAAAATCATCCATCAAGGATACCGCTCGCGTATTGGATCTCCCATTGGCGGATGCCAATGAGATCGCCAAGCTCATTCCGAACCTGAAGCTCAGCAAGATCTTCAACATGGAGGACAAGGCGTTGAAGGAAGTTTTGCGCAGCGAGGAGTTGGAAGCCGTGAATCGACTGAAGTCATTGGCTGATGGTGCGGGGATCGAAGCGGAGACCATCAAACAGGCGCGTGTGTTGGAAGGATCGATGCGGAATACCGGTATTCACGCCTGTGGTGTGATTATTACGCCGGATGACATTACCAACTTCGTCCCGGTTTCCTTGGCAAAAGATTCCGATTTATACGTCACACAGTTCGATAACTCGGTCGTGGAAAGTGCTGGTCTCCTGAAAATGGACTTTTTGGGATTGAAGACACTGACCCTGATCAAGGATACGGTTACGAATGTGAAGTTAAGCCATGGTATCGACCTGGATCCCGATCATTTTCCGATCGATGACGTGAAGACGTATGAGCTCTTCCAACGGGGTGAGACCGTAGGTATCTTCCAGTACGAATCTCCGGGAATGCAGAAGTACATGAAGGAGCTCAAGCCGACTGTTTTTGCGGATTTAATTGCCATGAATGCGCTATACCGTCCGGGACCGATGGAATATATCCCAAGTTTCGTCAAACGGAAACACGGTATAGAACCGATCAAATACGATTTGGATGCCTGTGAGGAATATCTTGCAGAGACCTACGGAATTACGGTATATCAGGAGCAGGTGATGTTGCTATCGCAGAAATTGGCGGGATTCTCCAAAGGTGATGCCGACGTGCTGCGTAAGGCCATGGGTAAGAAGCAGAAGGCCGTTCTGGATAAGATGAAACCGAAGTTTGTTTCCCAAGCGGAAGCAAATGGGCACAATGCGAAGGTACTTGAGAAAATATGGACCGACTGGGAGGCATTTGCGAGTTATGCATTTAACAAATCCCACTCGACCTGCTATGCCTGGATTGCTTACCAAACAGCTTACCTGAAGGCGCACTATCCAGCGGAATACATGGCTGCGGTACTATCGAACAACATGAACGATATCAAGCAGGTTACCTTTTTTATGGAAGAATGTCGCCGGATGGGATTGACAGTCTTGGGGCCTGATGTGAACGAATCGCATTATAAGTTTACGGTAAATGACGAAGGGGCGATCCGCTTTGGTATGGGTGCCGTAAAAGGCGTGGGTGCAGGTGCAGTGGAAACGGTCGTGAACAGCCGCGCGAATGGACCTTATAAATCCATCTTTGACTTTGCAAAACGTGTTGATCTGCGTATGATCAACAAGAAAGCCTTTGAAAGTCTGGCCTACGGCGGTGGATTTGATTCTTTTACGGACACCCATCGTGCACAATATTTCTATTCCGATACCGATAACAGTTCCGGGATCGAGAAGGCAATAAAATTTGCGCATAAATTCAAGGATAATGAAAATTCGGCACAGGTCAGTCTTTTCGGTGCTGGGGGTGCTGTTGAACTACCAGAGCCTGTACTTGCGAGTTGTCCGCCTTGGGGACTGATCGAAAAGCTGAAATACGAAAAGGATGTAATCGGTATCTATCTGACCAGCCATCCCTTGGACAATTATAAGTTTGAATTAAAACATTTCTGTCCGAATAACGTTACGGATTTACAGCTTATCAATAAGGTTAAAGCAGCGGAGGTCGATCAGGAAGTGCTGTTGGACTTTAACAGGATCAAGAACAAGGAGGTTGTGCTGGGAGGCATTGTGCAGATGGCCAACCATCGCGTTGCGAAATCAGGTAAGCCTTTCGGTTCTTTTGTTATTGAAGATTACTCGGAGTCCTTTGAAATCATGGTATTTGGCGAAGATTACGTGAAGTTCAAGGGCTACCTGCAGGAAGGTTATTTTGTGCAGATTCGCGGCCTGGTACAGGAGCGTTTCAAACAAGTGGGGAACTGGGGATTTGAATTGAAGAATATTCAACTCCTTTCGGATTTGCGTGAAAAGATGGCCAAGAGTTTTACCATACAATTTCCATTGCATGCGCTGAATCATGAATTCTTGGATAATTTAGAGCGTACATTGAGCCATTGCCACATGGAAGGGCAGGAAGCAAGCTGCTCGTTGAAATTCATGATCATGGATGTGCAGGATGAACTCTCTATTGAGATGCCGGTTAAACGTCGTAAGATTTTCATAACGAATGAGTTTCTTGACAGTTTAGAGGCAATGGAAGGGGTTCGGTATAGATTAAATTGATAGGCTATCAGAAAATTGTTTGGCAAAAACGAATAGCAATCGTTTGCGATTGCTTATATTTGTGTATAATTATTAAATTGTAAAATCAAAAAATAAACATAATCAATATGGCATTAGAAATTACAGATGGCAACTTTGATGAAGTTGTATTAAAATCAGATAAACCCGTATTAATCGACTTTTGGGCAGAATGGTGTGGTCCATGCCGCATGGTTGGTCCATTGGTGGATGAATTGGCAACAGAATACGAAGGCAAAGCCGTAATCGGTAAGGTAAATGTGGATAATAACCCGGATATTTCCGTGCGTTACGGTATCCGTAATATCCCTGCGTTGTTATACTTCAAGAACGGTGAGATCGTTGATAAACAAATTGGCGCCGTGCCGAAGTCTGTTTTAGCTGAGAAATTAGAAAAACAATTATAATTTTCGACAGAAATTGAAAAGCCGCTCAAAGAGCGGCTTTTTTTATGTCTTTTATTTTAGCTGCAGTTGGTACTTGATCCCCAAGCTGCTCCATCGCGTAGGCATCGGAACTGCACCGACTTCGATGTATTCGGCATCGAATATATTCTGCACATCCAGGTAGATGTTAAGGTTCTTCCGGTTATAGCCGATCCGTGCATCCGATATGAAATAGGAATTCGAGGATACACGCTCCAGTAAACGGTTGGCAGAACTCACCACCCAGGGCCCAAGTTGCACGATCGCATTGGCCTGGAATTGATGTTTCAAGCTTTGAATGCCATATTTGATCGTTGTATAGTCCATGCTCTTGACGATGGAAGGATCCAGGTACGTATAGGCTAGGTTGACCTGAACCGATTTCTGTTCTGCAAAAGGATAGTGCAGGCCAAGCGAGGTGAATACGCCATTGGTTTTGTTCTCGCCCAAGTTCTGCGCCTGGAAAGGTACATCGGTGCTGCTTCTCACCCAGTCGATAAAATTGCTGATATCCCGATAGAAATATCCCGCTTTGGCCGTAAAGTATCCTTTGTGGTAACTCAGGGACATTTCATGTTGCCAGGCCTGCTCGCTTTTCAGGTTGGGATTGCCGATGTTGCCGGGACGTTGGTTCAGGTAGAGGTCTGTAAAGGAAGGGATGCGTTGGCTTGCTCCCGAACTAGCCGATACTTTCCAGTTATCATCAATTAAATAACTGACATCCAACCCCGGAAAAACCTGCCAGTCATAATCGGAATTGTAATTCACATACGCCCCCAAGCTGATGATAAATTGCTTGAAATAATCCGTTCGGAATTCCGTAAAGAAGCCCAGGTTATTTCTGTCGTGATCGCCGATATTGGAGCTGTTGATCTTCTCCATGCGGTTTTCAACCCCCAAACCCATACCGAAGTATTTAAATTGCTTGTGGGCATGCAATTCCGTTGAAAGGGTATGTGTGTAGTGTTGGCTTCTACCTTTGCTTAAATCGTCCTTGAAATAGCGGTAATCATCCTCGTTGTACCGGTAATTGATCCGTGGGTTCAGGTACCAGGTATCGGAAAGTTGATGCTGACTGGAGATACTTCCCAGAAAGGTTTCTACGATTTCCTCGGAATTGATATCGCCGGGAGCTGCATAGAAACCATTTGCACCGAATTGATTATGGATATAGCCGGCCAACATTTGGATTTTATTGCTGCCATTCAATTGGATGCTATTCTGATAATGGATCTTTTCATTGTCCGAAGCGCTGTTGAACCGCTGCCCATTACTGTGTTCCTTAGTGAAATAAACTTGGTGTTGATGGCTCTTCTTTGCAAACGTACCGCCGACCTGCACCCCGGTGCCGTAGTAAATGCCGTCACCATCGGATTCCTCGACGGGTTTAAAGTTGGAACCGGTGTAGAGATGTGCGAATAGACTGTTTCCCTCCACTTGTTTTGTCACGATATTTATCGCACCGGTCAACCCATTGATGCCATAGATCCGGGAAGTTGGCCCCCGTAATATTTCAATGCGCTCGATGGCTTCCGTCGGTATCGGAATATTGAGCATGTGGTGTCCTGTTTGTGGATCGGATAGCTTGATGCCATTGATCAGGACAAGCGACTGCTCAAAACTACCTCCATCAATACCTATATCGGCCTGTGTGCCGAATGGGCCACGCTGACGGATGTCCAATCCCGGTACATAACGCAGAACTTCGGCAATGCTGACGCTGGGCAAATGCTGCAGATCCTTTTGCGTGAGGACATGGATGTTTCTGCTATGTTGATTGAAGGGAATCTGGAATCTATTTTCTTGGATCAATACTTCATTGATCGTTGTTGTTGTGTCGGTAAGAGAGTTTTGCGCTAAAAGCACTGAAGGAAGTAGGGAAGCGGCAAGTAATAATTTTTTAGTTAACATATGTATTGATTTTGGCAAAAGTAACCAAATGTTCGGATTGCACCATACATTAATGCCATTCTTCTCGTTTCAGACGGGTATTTAAATGTTTAACCGATACCGTGTCCATGGTTTGGGGGATTTTAGGGCTGAGGTGGATATTGGGTTGACCAGCATCGACCCATGCTGAAAACCACATGGACCCTAAAGCATGGACGGATTTTCGCATCTGGCGTTCAACCAGACCGTTCATCCTTTGATGGTAGGCATGGACGTAAAAATTGGAATAACTGTAATTGATGGTGTTTCCCCGTTGATGATAAGCTTTTTGTTGGTAGCTGGGGATTTGTTCGGAAAGTCTCTTTTCCAGCAGCAATACCGAATCCAATGCGGCGTGGCTATCCAATATTGTCTGCCAGGAATAGCTTTTGATATCATCGATGTAGCTGGCACTGCCGACCAAAAAATTATAATCCTTGCTGAACAATTCCGGGATTCGTGTTTCCCAAAGGGCATGTATGCCCGG is a genomic window containing:
- the dnaE gene encoding DNA polymerase III subunit alpha, encoding MFIIFDTETTGLPKRWDAPITDTDNWPRCIQIAWQLHDEMGRLVEHQDYLIKPDGFNIPYDSEKIHGISTELAEAEGIPLTEVLVKFNEALGKAKFVVGQNIGFDLNIMGAEFYRYQVDSPMASMPVLDTCTEITAELLKLPGGRGGRYKLPNLTELHSYLFGVPFAEAHNATADVEATTRCFFELVRREVFTPSELQVDTGYFVEFKEENPAVVESVGLKHINLKAASDALRVQEPAGTQKVSIDADTLAAFKAANFAHLHNHTQFSVLQSTISIDSLIQAAAKHKMQAVAMTDHGNMMGAFHFVSKTLGHNKDVEAKQQEALEKGEEFDGTLIKPIVGCEFYVCEDRKDKTRKDNGYQVVFLAKNKKGYHNLAKMASVAYTEGFYYVPRIDKSTVEQYKEDLIVLSGNLNGEVPSKVLNIGETQAEEALIWWKEQFGDDFYIEIMRHGQEDENRVNDTLIQLAKKHDVKLIGTNNTYYVNKADAHAHDILLCVKDGEKLATPKGRGRGFRFGMPNQEYYFKSTEEMKAVFSDLPEAIINIQEVLDKVEIYSLNRDVLLPKFEIPEEFQHAEDLEDGGKRGENAFLRDLTYKGAARRYPEITDAIRERLDFELATIEKTGYPGYFLIVQDFIAEARKMGVSVGPGRGSAAGSAVAYCLGITNIDPILYDLLFERFLNPDRVSMPDIDIDFDDEGRGRVMQYVIDKYGASQVAQIITYGTMAAKSSIKDTARVLDLPLADANEIAKLIPNLKLSKIFNMEDKALKEVLRSEELEAVNRLKSLADGAGIEAETIKQARVLEGSMRNTGIHACGVIITPDDITNFVPVSLAKDSDLYVTQFDNSVVESAGLLKMDFLGLKTLTLIKDTVTNVKLSHGIDLDPDHFPIDDVKTYELFQRGETVGIFQYESPGMQKYMKELKPTVFADLIAMNALYRPGPMEYIPSFVKRKHGIEPIKYDLDACEEYLAETYGITVYQEQVMLLSQKLAGFSKGDADVLRKAMGKKQKAVLDKMKPKFVSQAEANGHNAKVLEKIWTDWEAFASYAFNKSHSTCYAWIAYQTAYLKAHYPAEYMAAVLSNNMNDIKQVTFFMEECRRMGLTVLGPDVNESHYKFTVNDEGAIRFGMGAVKGVGAGAVETVVNSRANGPYKSIFDFAKRVDLRMINKKAFESLAYGGGFDSFTDTHRAQYFYSDTDNSSGIEKAIKFAHKFKDNENSAQVSLFGAGGAVELPEPVLASCPPWGLIEKLKYEKDVIGIYLTSHPLDNYKFELKHFCPNNVTDLQLINKVKAAEVDQEVLLDFNRIKNKEVVLGGIVQMANHRVAKSGKPFGSFVIEDYSESFEIMVFGEDYVKFKGYLQEGYFVQIRGLVQERFKQVGNWGFELKNIQLLSDLREKMAKSFTIQFPLHALNHEFLDNLERTLSHCHMEGQEASCSLKFMIMDVQDELSIEMPVKRRKIFITNEFLDSLEAMEGVRYRLN
- the trxA gene encoding thioredoxin, which codes for MALEITDGNFDEVVLKSDKPVLIDFWAEWCGPCRMVGPLVDELATEYEGKAVIGKVNVDNNPDISVRYGIRNIPALLYFKNGEIVDKQIGAVPKSVLAEKLEKQL
- a CDS encoding TonB-dependent receptor plug domain-containing protein, which translates into the protein MLTKKLLLAASLLPSVLLAQNSLTDTTTTINEVLIQENRFQIPFNQHSRNIHVLTQKDLQHLPSVSIAEVLRYVPGLDIRQRGPFGTQADIGIDGGSFEQSLVLINGIKLSDPQTGHHMLNIPIPTEAIERIEILRGPTSRIYGINGLTGAINIVTKQVEGNSLFAHLYTGSNFKPVEESDGDGIYYGTGVQVGGTFAKKSHQHQVYFTKEHSNGQRFNSASDNEKIHYQNSIQLNGSNKIQMLAGYIHNQFGANGFYAAPGDINSEEIVETFLGSISSQHQLSDTWYLNPRINYRYNEDDYRYFKDDLSKGRSQHYTHTLSTELHAHKQFKYFGMGLGVENRMEKINSSNIGDHDRNNLGFFTEFRTDYFKQFIISLGAYVNYNSDYDWQVFPGLDVSYLIDDNWKVSASSGASQRIPSFTDLYLNQRPGNIGNPNLKSEQAWQHEMSLSYHKGYFTAKAGYFYRDISNFIDWVRSSTDVPFQAQNLGENKTNGVFTSLGLHYPFAEQKSVQVNLAYTYLDPSIVKSMDYTTIKYGIQSLKHQFQANAIVQLGPWVVSSANRLLERVSSNSYFISDARIGYNRKNLNIYLDVQNIFDAEYIEVGAVPMPTRWSSLGIKYQLQLK